The Psychrobacillus sp. FSL K6-2836 nucleotide sequence CTTATGAAGTCGTATTTGTTCGATTAACTGGATTTTATGAAGAGTATCCAGATGGTGACTATCAACGATTTTTGGAAGTATTAAATGATGCGGAGTTAAGAAAAATAGTAATGGCAGCAGCGCTCTCAGAACGTGATCCAGAGCATGAAACAGAGGAAGTCATGGACTGTTTGCGCCATATACGAAAATACCGGATTGTGCAAATGATTGATCAAAAGCTATATGAACAAAAAGAAGTGCTGAAAATGGGAGATGAAGCAAAAGCTTTAAAACTTGCTCTAGAGCTCATTCAGTTAAAAAATTCATTAGCAACTTGTGAGTAACTATCCGGTAGTAAAAGGAGGAATTCTTATGGCGGACAAGTCCGAACGTACAAAAGAAACAGATATCGAATTATCATTAGAAGAGGCAAAAAAACAATTAATCGAATTAGGTAAAAAAAATGGTGAGTTAACATATCATGATATTGCGGAAAAATTAGCTCATTTCGAACTTGAATCAGATCAAATCGAAGAGTTCATTGACAATCTGGAAGGTAGAAATATTGAACTTAGCCGTAAAGATGGTGATGAAGAAGATTTAGATCGTTTGATGAAAGGGAAAGAAGAGACCTTTGATCTAAATGATTTAAGTGTACCTCCTGGCGTCAAGATCAATGACCCCGTTCGAATGTACTTGAAGGAAATTGGACGAGTGGATTTACTAAAAGCTTCTGAAGAGGTTGCTCTTGCTGAGCGAATTGAGCAGGGGGATGAAGAAGCTAGAAAACGTCTAGCGGAAGCAAACCTTCGATTAGTTGTAAGTATTGCAAAACGTTATGTTGGGCGCGGAATGCTATTTTTAGATCTTATCCAAGAAGGTAATATGGGGCTCATCAAAGCTGTAGAGAAATTTGATCATCGTAAAGGATTCAAGTTTAGTACTTACGCAACGTGGTGGATTCGTCAAGCAATCACACGTGCTATTGCAGACCAAGCTAGAACAATCCGTATTCCTGTGCATATGGTAGAAACAATAAACAAATTAATACGTGTTCAGCGCCAATTATTGCAAGATTTAGGTCGTGAACCTTCACCGGAAGAAATCGGGGAAGAAATGGACTTGCCAGCAGAAAAAGTTCGTGAAATATTAAAAATTGCTCAAGAACCTGTTTCTTTAGAAACTCCTATTGGGGAAGAGGATGACTCTCATTTAGGTGATTTTATAGAAGATGCAGATGCACAGTCTCCTTCTGATCACGCTGCCTATGAGCTTCTTAAAGAGCAATTGGAAGATGTCTTAGATACACTAACAGACAGAGAAGAAAACGTATTACGCTTGCGTTTCGGCCTGGATGATGGTCGTACAAGAACCCTTGAAGAGGTTGGAAAAGTATTTGGAGTTACGCGTGAGCGTATTCGTCAAATCGAGGCAAAAGCATTACGAAAACTGCGTCACCCTTCTAGAAGTAAACGTCTGAAAGACTTTTTAGAGTAGAATGGAAGGCATCCACTGCGGATGTCTTTTTCTATATTCTATAAATCCTATATAATACTGGTTTTACCAGATGAAAAGAGGACTAGATATGTCGCTGCAGCGTAAGCAAATTATAATGAATGAAATTGCTTTTTGGAAAAAAAACAAGCTACTACCCGAACACTATTGTGATTTTCTTTTGGCATTATACGCACAAGGAGAAAATCAGGAAGACGAACAAGTGGAGAAAGCCTCAAAGGCAGTATTAGCAAAAAAACAAAAGTATAAAGTAATATTGTATTCAGTAGTTGGCTTATTAACCGTATTATTATTAGCATCCTTGTTTGTCGTTACTACAACAATTTTTATACCTATTATTCTTGTCGCAATTGCTATTCTTTCCTTTTTATACATAACTATTAAACTAGTAAAAAATAAATCAGTGATGGCACCACTATTATTTGTATGTTCGGCTCTATTGTTATTAGGATTATCCTTTAAAGTATGGGATATATATTTCGGAGATGAACCATTAGTATTAATCGGGTTAATTTTTGGAAATTGCCTAATATGGCTATTTTCTGGATTACTTATGAAGCTAGTGTATTTTAGTATTTCCGGGATTTTAGGATTGTTATTAATTATTGGTTATTTTATATTCAATTAATAGCTCCCATATAAATAACAATATCCATTAATACCAACTATTGGCAGGAGTTGTTTCTGCTATAACTCCAGCAGAAAGTAAAGGATAAAAGTAAAAAAATACTCGGCAACAAGTGTTTATAGCATATCATGCCAGTTAATCTATTTTTAGAATAGTGGGATCTAGAAGAATAGTAAGTTTTTACTCAGTAAAGAAGGGGGAAGCGCCCGAAATTGTATCTTCGGGCGCTTGTTCTGTTAGTAAGAAAGTATCTTTTCTCTAGTTACCAAAATAGGCTTTAACCTGTTTCTAAAATTTGTAGGAGGGCGGCTACCAGTCTGTCCAAGCCTACTGAAAACTCTCGAAACAGGTTTTG carries:
- the rpoD gene encoding RNA polymerase sigma factor RpoD; the protein is MADKSERTKETDIELSLEEAKKQLIELGKKNGELTYHDIAEKLAHFELESDQIEEFIDNLEGRNIELSRKDGDEEDLDRLMKGKEETFDLNDLSVPPGVKINDPVRMYLKEIGRVDLLKASEEVALAERIEQGDEEARKRLAEANLRLVVSIAKRYVGRGMLFLDLIQEGNMGLIKAVEKFDHRKGFKFSTYATWWIRQAITRAIADQARTIRIPVHMVETINKLIRVQRQLLQDLGREPSPEEIGEEMDLPAEKVREILKIAQEPVSLETPIGEEDDSHLGDFIEDADAQSPSDHAAYELLKEQLEDVLDTLTDREENVLRLRFGLDDGRTRTLEEVGKVFGVTRERIRQIEAKALRKLRHPSRSKRLKDFLE